A window of Phycodurus eques isolate BA_2022a chromosome 5, UOR_Pequ_1.1, whole genome shotgun sequence contains these coding sequences:
- the LOC133403231 gene encoding ankyrin repeat domain-containing protein 26-like, producing the protein MKKLFKFPKRKTSSIDAVDSASIASDLRENEMGKFHKAAWQNDMAKLEQLVKIVDVNQIDKQNRTALHVACARGNVEVVKFLIEKNAQINLCDNQNRSALMKAVQEQRELCANILLENKADPNLMDSDGNTVLHLASSIPLISTVILLVKHDADINAKNLEGISPLTVAVQEDHIEVAEYLLKKGANVNILDRHRRSPLMMAAGNGHIDMTRLLLQFKANVELTDSKGQSATDYAEMEYHDHCSLLIAEHRKKQAASIQIHSSPSKNQSKSFERTSSKDAVSLDRVSSASARKEDPTQKECDMSQLFKILTQLGKDKNEKFDLEEIGSDCDKTSNASKITLPEGSLVSQISEEFPECSTSSMEVREVEVHPKGPGRNISDVMHLSPQTKLHSKKPFLESDKSDYDQDIMFVSCYDAKTEDRRRKGVVGPGSPCASIMSRDIRSQLQSDTPVGRKQKGRKTEWSFQAAKDAAQIVSMKNLSTTSDIGGRGSDGHASEKTESSMSRKESSLRSKDMSTQPETPLHSKKQAPSAGRPLGESPVSHQRFSIANKPDDQTVEKISQLAVVSKTRPAKVLPSSRDLAVNDDSTLSDVSDDEGRWQAKQKPKKQRIDEMEISEELDEITSSSDLTLDECELPPPTHQGTSFIPANLSPSERPFKMKLDGFMGQQNKLPILKPKEHHSCAGKMTKLKTEKAELKNKIEEVKDDQCAMEHKQMQMESEITNLRLSTKQQQEDCLNTIRMAHINNEKLEEELRQAHVQLSQERCTNAQLQQKLKSQDCKQHTIEEDYKRIKHNEEHLRTELEVTQTHSSTKQRDLAEENEALKEQLEDIRQDLRLTNDNQAQSVLEWNNMITGLKCEVTLANARLEAQYQAHNVLEAETQAVRARLAEAEQLRSEMEKTLLQEKEEQQRLRDKLASEIASQREAVAKLSQKLAKAKAHGNTMENEVHRVEAQLIEKNAQIATLQREMDLIKAHVKELEALLQTEKDLVSWAGARQEATQELLGQAQSEGILVRQKLEEAQKQCVAKELAVTDAQKCFTEILAKLRSDCEGRVQLVQDRNQDLATKAAELREHIHQLQEEKNEREACLRQLQAELADSLKKLSKCEASLEVYMRYRSESEEEKTRLHKEADRFKRKMEEKESHCIQAEKQVTDLRSRLDEREQQLIIAAQKQKEALSVAAATNISVKQLEEAVYRLKALLKGAKKKLQDYRASEIEREKANELQAELNRQMSFRSLLEKNKKQLEEEVQSLRRRMETNMVEQKHVEQYRREIEEKARQEIQKKIHEVNLFLQSQAATQEAQDQIKATTEVSLRSKIQELEGELKRARSIQHDTIAQRDALHKELKRYRQMHREEQWLRKSLSNDLKRTNSRLTEANSKLLSERCKSLVASGTPGTTGPLPSTSGTMAAPYRMRNSRILNPVAEGQGSNVEDYLSKR; encoded by the exons ATGAAGAAACTATTCAAGTTCCCGAAGAGGAAGACCTCATCAATTGATGCAGTTGACAGTGCTTCCATTGCCAGTGATCTGAGAGAAAATGAGATGGGCAAGTTTCACAAGGCCGCCTGGCAGAATGACATGGCCAAGCTGGAGCAGCTCGTCAAAATTGTTGATGTCAATCAGATTGACAAGCAGAACAG AACGGCACTTCACGTCGCTTGTGCCCGTGGAAACGTAGAGGTGGTGAAATTCCTTATCGAGAAAAATGCCCAGATCAATTTATGTGACAATCAAAATAGGTCTGCTTTAATGAAG GCAGTGCAAGAACAGCGTGAGCTCTGTGCGAACATCCTGCTGGAAAACAAAGCTGACCCCAACCTGATGGACTCAGATGGAAACACAGTTTTACATTTGGCCTCAAGCATCCCGTTAATCTCCACTGTCATCTTGCTCGTGAAGCATGATGCTGACATCAATGCCAAAAATCTG GAGGGCATTTCACCCCTGACTGTGGCAGTCCAAGAGGACCACATAGAAGTGGCAGAGTATCTGTTGAAGAAGGGTGCCAATGTTAATATTTTGGATAGACATCGAAG ATCACCGTTAATGATGGCTGCGGGCAACGGACACATCGACATGACGCGACTGCTCTTACAGTTTAAAGCCAATGTTGAACTTACGGATAGCAAAGGACAATCAGCCACGGACTACGCCGAGATGGAATACCATGATCA CTGTAGCCTCCTTATTGCCGAACACAGGAAGAAACAGGCGGCCTCCATCCAGATCCACTCAAGTCCAAGTAAAAACCAGTCCAAATCATTTGAACGCACCTCCAGCAAAGATG CTGTAAGTCTTGACCGAGTGAGTTCCGCAAGTGCACGGAAAGAGGATCCCACACAAAAAGAG TGTGACATGAGCCAACTCTTCAAAATCTTGACTCAACTTGGAAaggataaaaatgaaaagtttg ACCTTGAAGAAATTGGTTCAG ACTGCGATAAAACCAGCAACGCCAGTAAAATAACTCTGCCTGAAGGCTCACTGGTCTCTCAGATATCCGAGGAATTCCCAGAATGCTCCACTTCATCTATGGAGGTGAGGGAGGTTGAGGTGCATCCAAAAGGACCTGGAAGGAACATCTCAGATGTGATGCACTTGAGCCCACAAACCAAACTTCATTCAAAGAAGCCATTTTTAGAGAGTGACA AATCCGATTATGACCAGGACATTATGTTTGTATCATGCTATGACGCCAAAACGGAGGACCGGCGTCGTAAAGGAGTGGTTGGGCCAG GCTCCCCTTGTGCCTCAATAATGTCAAGAGACATCAGAAGTCAATTGCAATCTGACACGCCAGTAGGCAGAAAACAGAAGGGGAGAAAGACCGAG TGGTCTTTTCAGGCTGCCAAAGATGCCGCTCAGATTGTTTCTATGAAAAATCTAAGTACTACCAGTGACATTGGTGGAAGAGGATCAGACGGACATGCAAGTGAGAAAACGGAGAGTTCAATGAGCCGCAAAGAAAGTTCATTGAGAAGCAAAGACATGTCAACTCAACCTGAAACCCCTTTGCATTCAAAGAAGCAGGCACCATCTGCCGG CAGGCCACTTGGGGAATCGCCAGTGTCACATCAGCGGTTCTCCATTGCAAACAAACCTGATGATCAGACTGTAGAGAAGATCTCACAGCTGGCAGTGGTTAGCAAGACCCGCCCTGCCAAAGTCCTTCCAAGCAGCAGAGACCTCGCTGTGAATGATGACAGCACTTTAAGTGATGTGTCGGACGATGAAGGAAG gtggcaAGCCAAACAAAAGCCGAAAAAACAG CGTATTGACGAAATGGAGATCTCTGAAGAGCTTGATGAGATCACGTCCTCATCAGACTTGACTCTAGATGAATGTGAGCTCCCCCCTCCAACCCATCAGGGCACGAGCTTTATCCCTGCGAACCTTTCACCTTCAG AACGCCCATTTAAGATGAAGCTGGATGGCTTTATGGGCCAACAAAATAAGCTCCCTATTCTGAAGCCAAAAGAACATCACAGCTGTGCTGGAAAAATGACCAAACTAAAAACTGAAAAGGCAGAATTAAAGAACAAAATTGAGGAGGTTAAAGATGATCAATGTGCCATGGAGcataaacaaatgcaaatggAAAGTGAAATCACAAACCTCAG ACTTTCGACAAAACAACAGCAAGAAGATTGCCTTAATACCATCAGGATGGCTCACATCAACAATGAGAAG CTTGAGGAGGAACTCCGACAAGCCCATGTACAGTTGTCTCAGGAACGTTGCACAAATGCACAGCTGCAACAAAAGCTAAAGAGTCAGGACTGCAAGCAACATACCATAGAAGAGGACTACAAAAGAATCAAACATAATGAG GAACATCTAAGAACAGAACTTGAGGTCACCCAGACGCACAGCAGCACCAAACAAAGAGACCTTGCCGAGGAGAATGAAGCCCTCAAGGAACAGCTTGAAGATATTCGCCAGGATCTCAGACTTACCAACGACAACCAGGCGCAAAGTGTTTTGGAGTGGAACAATATGATTACGGGATTAAAGTGTGAAGTGACACTCGCGAATGCGCGACTGGAGGCTCAGTATCAGGCTCATAACGTATTGGAAGCAGAGACTCAGGCTGTCCGCGCCCGTCTGGCGGAGGCCGAGCAACTGCGGTCCGAGATGGAGAAAACTCTGCTCCAAGAGAAGGAGGAACAGCAGCGACTTCGAGACAAACTTGCAA GTGAGATAGCCAGTCAACGAGAGGCAGTCGCCAAACTGTCCCAGAAGCTGGCAAAGGCGAAGGCACATGGCAACACAATGGAGAACGAGGTGCATAGAGTAGAGGCGCAGCTGATCGAGAAGAACGCGCAGATTGCCACCTTGCAGCGTGAGATGGATCTGATAAAAGCACATGTGAAAGAGCTGGAAGCTCTTCTGCAAACTGAAAAGGACCTGGTCAGCTGGGCCGGAGCGCGCCAAGAGGCCACACAGGAGCTCCTAGGCCAGGCCCAGAGTGAAGGCATATTGGTACGGCAAAAGCTGGAGGAAGCCCAAAAACAATGTGTTGCAAAGGAGCTCGCCGTGACAGACGCCCAAAAGTGTTTCACTGAAATTTTGGCCAAGCTTCGCTCTGACTGTGAGGGCAGAGTACAACTCGTGCAAGACAGGAACCAGGATCTAGCCACAAAGGCAGCGGAACTTCGAGAACATATCCACCAATTACAGGAGGAGAAAAATGAAAGAGAG GCTTGTCTGAGGCAGCTCCAGGCAGAATTAGCTGACTCTTTGAAGAAGCTGTCAAAGTGTGAAGCTTCTTTGGAGGTCTACATGCGATATCGTAGTGAATCCGAGGAAGAGAAAACTCGGCTCCACAAAGAAGCAGACAGGTTTAAAAGAAAG ATGGAAGAAAAAGAATCCCATTGCATACAAGCTGAGAAACAGGTGACAGATCTGAGGAGTCGTCTGGACGAACGAGAGCAACAACTCATCATTGCTGCTCAGAAACAGAAGGAGGCGCTCTCTGTTGCAGCTGCCACCAATATCTCGGTCAAACAGCTGGAAGAGGCTGTGTACAG GCTAAAAGCTCTACTAAAGGGTGCTAAGAAGAAATTGCAAGATTACCGAGCAAGTGaaatagagagagaaaag GCGAATGAGCTGCAGGCCGAGCTGAATAGGCAAATGTCCTTCCGCAGCCTTTTGGAGAAGAATAAAAAGCAGTTGGAAGAGGAGGTACAGAGCCTGAGACGCAGAATGGAGACCAACATGGTGGAGCAAAAGCATGTGGAACAGTACCGCCGTGAGATCGAGGAAAAGGCCCGACaggaaatacagaaaaaaatacacgaGGTCAACCTATTCTTGCAG TCCCAGGCAGCAACGCAGGAGGCCCAGGACCAGATTAAAGCCACCACCGAGGTCAGCCTGCGCTCCAAGATCCAAGAACTGGAGGGCGAACTGAAACGAGCTCGAAGCATCCAGCATGACACCATCGCCCAGAGAGACGCCTTGCACAAAGAGCTGAAGCGCTATCGACAGATGCACAGAGAAGAGCAGTGGCTCCGCAAGTCCCTCTCCAACGACCTCAAAAG GACTAACAGTCGGCTCACAGAAGCCAATTCCAAATTGCTCAGCGAGCGCTGCAAGTCTCTCGTCGCGTCGGGAACCCCGGGTACCACGGGCCCCTTGCCTTCTACCTCCGGCACAATGGCAGCACCATACAGGATGCGGAACTCGAGAATCCTCAACCCTGTGGCTGAAGGACAGGGCAGCAATGTGGAGGATTACCTGTCCAAG cgGTGA